The following are encoded together in the Kwoniella newhampshirensis strain CBS 13917 chromosome 7, whole genome shotgun sequence genome:
- a CDS encoding mitochondrial 54S ribosomal protein mL60, whose translation MFGAFKPTSFVSGGLLWKSPWRLSPTRKANQRKRLRQVDSVISAVAESGVMTRSLVKALDLPTEQEMKPNDKYTTFSKYHKGYRKAQHHVPKWTRLTLRENPKGF comes from the exons ATGTTCGGTGCATTCAAGCCTACGTCCTTTGTTTCAGGTGGTCTTCTGTG GAAATCACCTTGGAGATTGTCACCTACCAGAAAGGCGAACCAGCGAAAACGATTGAGACAGGTGGACAGTGTGATCTCAGCGGTTGCGGAGAGCGgagtgatgacgaggagtCTCGTCAAAGCTTTGGATTTGCCGACAGAACAGGAGATGAAGCCTAATG ATAAATATACTACTTTTTCAAAATACCACAAGGGATATAGAAAAGCTCAACATCACGTTCCAAAATGGACAAGA TTAACGTTGAGAGAAAATCCCAAAGGTTTCTAG
- a CDS encoding urate oxidase: MSQPGYLSAARYGKDLVKVCRVVRDGTQHHVVEYVIRVLLEGEIETSYTEADNSVVVATDTMKNTCHVFAKTSPHVLDPPMFALHLGLHFVNKYAHIKKSFIDIISLKWSRISVDGQPHKWSFVRDGEEKALVELAVDATKGVEAATADLKVGIKDLLVLKTGGSAFEKFYRDEFTTLPDVADRLFSTSVSLMCTVNLPPNTPLTLDNLSSIAKELEFPKMATLIRKDVLETFATDESASVQATLYLTLQNILNSVPAIKDASMQLPNKHYIAINLKPFGLDNGLGYEGGAEVFHPTADPSGLITATVTRK, translated from the exons ATGTCCCAACCTGGTTATCTCTCAGCGGCACGATACG GCAAAGACCTCGTCAAGGTCTGTCGTGTGGTCCGAGACGGTACTCAACACCACGTCGTGGAATATGTTAtccgag TCCTTCtcgagggagagatcgagacGTCGTATACCGAAGCTGACAACAGTGTGGTGGTCGCTACTGACACCA TGAAGAACACATGTCATG TATTCGCGAAGACTTCGCCCCATGTCCTGGACCCGCCCATGTTCGCTCTTCACCTCGGTCTCCACTTCGTGAACAAATATGCTCATATCAAGAAATCATTCATCGatatcatctccctcaaaTGGAGTCGGATCTCC GTCGACGGACAACCGCACAAATGGTCTTTCGTCCGTgatggcgaggagaaggctcTTGTCGAGCTGGCCGTGGATGCTACCAAGGGCGTTGAGGCGGCAACGGCAGACCTCAAGGTCGGAATCAAGGACTTGCTCG TACTCAAGACTGGTGGCTCAGCATTCGAGAAGTTCTACCGAGACGAATTTACCACGCTTCCAGATGTCGCCGATcgactcttctccacttcgGTCTCTCTCATGTGCACCGtcaatcttcctcccaaCACCCCCTTGACCCTCGACAACCTTAGCTCCATCGCCAAGGAGCTTGAGTTCCCCAAGATGGCGACCCTTATCCGAAAGGATGTCTTGGAGACCTTTGCCACGGATGAAAGCGCCAGTGTCCAGGCGACATTGTACCTCACCTTGCAAAATATTCTAAACTCGGTTCCTGCGATCAAGGACGCTTCGATGCAATTGCCCAACAAGCACTACAT TGCCATCAACCTCAAACCTTTCGGTCTCGACAATGGATTGGGATACGAGGGTGGCGCCGAGGTGTTCCACCCTACTGCTGATCCTAGTGGTCTCATCACCGCCACTGTGACCAGGAAGTGA